A genomic region of Saccopteryx bilineata isolate mSacBil1 chromosome 1, mSacBil1_pri_phased_curated, whole genome shotgun sequence contains the following coding sequences:
- the TH gene encoding tyrosine 3-monooxygenase isoform X1 — translation MPTPNTATPQAKGFRRAVSELDAKQAEAIMSPRFIGRRQSLIEDARKEREKAAAAAAASEPGEPLGAGACVERDGKALLNLVFTLRGAKPTPLSRTLKAFETFEAQILHLETRPAQRPRAGAPHLDYFVRCEVASAELPALLSSVRRLAEDVRGAGESKVLWFPRKVSELDKCHHLVTKFDPDLDLDHPGFSDQVYRQRRRLIAEIAFQYKHGDPIPRVEYTAEEIATWKEVYTTLRGLYATHACREHLEAFELLERFSGYREDNIPQLEDVSRFLKERTGFQLRPVAGLLSARDFLASLAFRVFQCTQYIRHASSPMHSPEPDCCHELLGHVPMLADRTFAQFSQDIGLASLGASDEEIEKLSTLYWFTVEFGLCKQNGEVKAYGAGLLSSYGELLHSLSEEPEIRPFDPDAAALQPYQDQTYQSIYFVSESFSDAKDKLRSYASRIQRPFSVKFDPYTLAIDVLDSPQAIRRSLEAVQDELQTLAHALSAMG, via the exons ATGCCCACCCCCAACACCGCCACGCCGCAGGCCAAGGGCTTCCGCAGGGCCGTCTCCGAGCTGGATGCCAAGCAGGCCGAGGCCATCATG TCTCCACGCTTCATCGGGCGGAGGCAGAGCCTCATCGAGGACGCGCGCAAGGAGCGGGAGAaggcggcggccgcggcggccGCCTCGGAGCCGGGGGAGCCCCTGGGGGCCGGGGCCTGCGTGGAGCGGGACGGCAAGGCCCTGCTGAACCTGGTCTTCACCCTGCGGGGCGCCAAGCCCACTCCGCTCTCCCGCACCCTGAAGGCGTTTGAG ACATTCGAAGCCCAAATCCTCCATCTGGAGACCCGGCCTGCCCAGAGGCCACGGGCGGGGGCCCCCCACCTGGACTATTTTGTGCGCTGTGAGGTGGCCAGTGCCGAGCTGCCGGCCCTGCTCAGCTCGGTGCGCCGCCTGGCGGAGGACGTCCGTGGCGCTGGGGAGAGCAAAG TCCTCTGGTTCCCGAGGAAAGTTTCAGAGCTGGACaagtgtcaccacctggtcaccAAGTTTGACCCTGACCTGGACTTGGATCACCCG GGCTTCTCGGACCAGGTGTACCGGCAGCGCAGGAGGCTGATTGCGGAGATCGCTTTCCAGTACAAGCA TGGTGACCCTATTCCCCGTGTGGAGTACACGGCCGAGGAGATTGCCACTTG GAAGGAGGTGTACACCACCCTCAGGGGCCTCTATGCCACCCACGCCTGCCGGGAGCATCTGGAGGCCTTCGAGCTCCTGGAGCGCTTCAGTGGGTACCGTGAGGACAACATCCCCCAGCTGGAGGACGTCTCCCGCTTCCTGAAAG AGCGGACAGGCTTCCAGCTGCGGCCCGTGGCCGGCCTGCTGTCCGCCCGGGACTTCCTGGCCAGCCTGGCCTTCCGCGTGTTCCAGTGTACCCAGTACATCCGGCATGCCTCCTCGCCCATGCACTCCCCAGAGCC GGACTGCTGCCACGAGCTGCTGGGGCACGTGCCCATGCTGGCTGACCGGACTTTCGCCCAGTTCTCCCAG GACATCGGCCTGGCGTCCCTGGGAGCCTCGGACGAGGAAATCGAGAAGCTGTCCACA CTGTACTGGTTCACGGTGGAGTTTGGATTGTGTAAGCAGAACGGCGAGGTGAAGGCCTACGGTGCTGGGCTCCTGTCCTCCTACGGGGAGCTCCTG cactcCCTCTCAGAGGAGCCCGAGATCCGGCCCTTTGACCCTGACGCGGCCGCCCTGCAGCCGTACCAAGACCAGACATACCAGTCCATCTACTTTGTGTCCGAGAGTTTCAGCGATGCCAAGGACAAGCTCAG GAGCTACGCCTCCCGCATCCAGCGCCCCTTCTCTGTGAAGTTTGACCCATACACGCTGGCCATCGACGTGCTGGACAGTCCCCAAGCCATCCGGCGCTCCCTGGAGGCCGTCCAGGACGAGCTGCAAACCCTTGCCCACGCACTGAGTGCCATGGGCTAA
- the INS gene encoding insulin yields the protein MALWTRLLPLLALLALWAPAPTGAFVNQHLCGSHLVEALYLVCGERGFFYTPKARREAQDPQVGEAELSGGLGVGGLLPLALESSLQKRGIVDQCCTSICSLYQLENYCN from the exons ATGGCCCTGTGGACACGCCTGCTGCCGCTGCTGGCCCTGCTGGCCCTCTGGGCGCCTGCCCCCACCGGGGCCTTCGTCAACCAGCACCTGTGCGGCTCCCACCTGGTGGAGGCCCTGTACCTGGTGTGCGGGGAGCGCGGCTTCTTCTACACGCCCAAGGCCCGCCGGGAGGCCCAGGACCCGCAGG TGGGGGAGGCGGAGCTGAGCGGGGGCCTCGGCGTGGGCGGCCTGCTGCCCCTGGCCCTGGAGAGCTCCCTGCAGAAGCGTGGCATCGTGGACCAGTGCTGCACCAGCATCTGCTCCCTCTACCAGCTGGAGAACTATTGCAACTAG
- the TH gene encoding tyrosine 3-monooxygenase isoform X2 yields MPTPNTATPQAKGFRRAVSELDAKQAEAIMSPRFIGRRQSLIEDARKEREKAAAAAAASEPGEPLGAGACVERDGKALLNLVFTLRGAKPTPLSRTLKAFETFEAQILHLETRPAQRPRAGAPHLDYFVRCEVASAELPALLSSVRRLAEDVRGAGESKVLWFPRKVSELDKCHHLVTKFDPDLDLDHPGFSDQVYRQRRRLIAEIAFQYKHGDPIPRVEYTAEEIATWKEVYTTLRGLYATHACREHLEAFELLERFSGYREDNIPQLEDVSRFLKERTGFQLRPVAGLLSARDFLASLAFRVFQCTQYIRHASSPMHSPEPDCCHELLGHVPMLADRTFAQFSQDIGLASLGASDEEIEKLSTLYWFTVEFGLCKQNGEVKAYGAGLLSSYGELLPYQDQTYQSIYFVSESFSDAKDKLRSYASRIQRPFSVKFDPYTLAIDVLDSPQAIRRSLEAVQDELQTLAHALSAMG; encoded by the exons ATGCCCACCCCCAACACCGCCACGCCGCAGGCCAAGGGCTTCCGCAGGGCCGTCTCCGAGCTGGATGCCAAGCAGGCCGAGGCCATCATG TCTCCACGCTTCATCGGGCGGAGGCAGAGCCTCATCGAGGACGCGCGCAAGGAGCGGGAGAaggcggcggccgcggcggccGCCTCGGAGCCGGGGGAGCCCCTGGGGGCCGGGGCCTGCGTGGAGCGGGACGGCAAGGCCCTGCTGAACCTGGTCTTCACCCTGCGGGGCGCCAAGCCCACTCCGCTCTCCCGCACCCTGAAGGCGTTTGAG ACATTCGAAGCCCAAATCCTCCATCTGGAGACCCGGCCTGCCCAGAGGCCACGGGCGGGGGCCCCCCACCTGGACTATTTTGTGCGCTGTGAGGTGGCCAGTGCCGAGCTGCCGGCCCTGCTCAGCTCGGTGCGCCGCCTGGCGGAGGACGTCCGTGGCGCTGGGGAGAGCAAAG TCCTCTGGTTCCCGAGGAAAGTTTCAGAGCTGGACaagtgtcaccacctggtcaccAAGTTTGACCCTGACCTGGACTTGGATCACCCG GGCTTCTCGGACCAGGTGTACCGGCAGCGCAGGAGGCTGATTGCGGAGATCGCTTTCCAGTACAAGCA TGGTGACCCTATTCCCCGTGTGGAGTACACGGCCGAGGAGATTGCCACTTG GAAGGAGGTGTACACCACCCTCAGGGGCCTCTATGCCACCCACGCCTGCCGGGAGCATCTGGAGGCCTTCGAGCTCCTGGAGCGCTTCAGTGGGTACCGTGAGGACAACATCCCCCAGCTGGAGGACGTCTCCCGCTTCCTGAAAG AGCGGACAGGCTTCCAGCTGCGGCCCGTGGCCGGCCTGCTGTCCGCCCGGGACTTCCTGGCCAGCCTGGCCTTCCGCGTGTTCCAGTGTACCCAGTACATCCGGCATGCCTCCTCGCCCATGCACTCCCCAGAGCC GGACTGCTGCCACGAGCTGCTGGGGCACGTGCCCATGCTGGCTGACCGGACTTTCGCCCAGTTCTCCCAG GACATCGGCCTGGCGTCCCTGGGAGCCTCGGACGAGGAAATCGAGAAGCTGTCCACA CTGTACTGGTTCACGGTGGAGTTTGGATTGTGTAAGCAGAACGGCGAGGTGAAGGCCTACGGTGCTGGGCTCCTGTCCTCCTACGGGGAGCTCCTG CCGTACCAAGACCAGACATACCAGTCCATCTACTTTGTGTCCGAGAGTTTCAGCGATGCCAAGGACAAGCTCAG GAGCTACGCCTCCCGCATCCAGCGCCCCTTCTCTGTGAAGTTTGACCCATACACGCTGGCCATCGACGTGCTGGACAGTCCCCAAGCCATCCGGCGCTCCCTGGAGGCCGTCCAGGACGAGCTGCAAACCCTTGCCCACGCACTGAGTGCCATGGGCTAA